One Vicinamibacterales bacterium genomic window, TACGGCGGCTCCTCCATGATCGCGACGCTGGCCGGGTTCGGGCTCATCCTCAACGTGCGGATGCGCCGGTTTACCAACTGATGCCGATTTCCGCAGGACCCTGTCCATGAACAAAGAAATGATCATTGCCTCGAATGGCCACGAGACACGCGTGGCCATTCTCGAGGACGACCAGCTCGCTGAACTCTTCGTCGAGCGCGAGCAGAACCGCGGCGTGGTCGGCAACGTCTACAAAGGCCGCGTCTCGAAGGTGCTGCCCGGCATGCAGTCGTCGTTCGTGGACATTGGCCTCGAGCGCGACGGCTTCCTCTACGTCTCCGACGTCATCGCCAACCTGGATGACTACGACAAGGAAGACGACGAGACGCCGGCCGCCGAGCCGGCGGCGGACGCCGCCAACGGCGAGGCGGTGGCGACCGGCGGCCCTCAGCCCGAACGGCGCGGCCGTGGCCGCGGCGGCCGCGGCGACCGCGAGGAAGGCAAGGAGCGCGCCCCCGAGCCGAAGATCGAAGAGCTGCTGAAGGAAGGCCAGGACGTCATCGTCCAGGTGGCCAAGGAGCCGCTGGGCACCAAGGGCGCGCGCCTGACCTGCCACGTCACCTTGCCCGGGCGCTTCCTGGTGTTCATGCCGACGGTCGACCACATCGGCATCTCGCGCAAGATCGACAGCCGCGAGGAGCGCACGCGCCTGCGCGGCATCGTCAAGGAGTTCCGCGACCAGCATCACTTCGGCGGCGGCGTGATCATCCGCACCGCGGCGTCGAACCGCTCGAAGGAAGACATCCTCGCCGACCTGAACTACTTCTACAAGATCTGGGTGGACATGCGGCAGCGCGGCGAGCAGAAGCGCTCGCCGGTCACCGTCTACCAGGAGCCCAGCCTGGTCGCCAAGCTCCTCCGCGACCTGCTCACCGACGACTACTCGGCGATTCGCATCGATCACCCGGTGGAATACCAGCGCGCGCTGGAGTTCATCGGCCGCATCATGCCGAGCTTGGCCCCGCGCGTGAAGCTGTACGACAAGGACTTCCCGATCTTCGAGGAATACGGCGTGCAGGCCGAGCTCGACAAGGCGCTGCGCAGCAAGGTGTGGCTCAAGTCGGGCGGCTCGATCGTCATCAACCAGACCGAGGCGCTGGTCGCCATTGACGTCAACACCGGCCGCTACGTCGGCAAGAAGACCGCCGGGCGCCTCGAAGACACCATCATCAAGACCAACCTCGAAGCCGCCAAGGAGATCGTCCGCCAGATCCGCCTGCGCGACCTCGGCGGCATCATCGTCTGCGACTTCATCGACATGGAGGAGAAGAAGAACCGCCTGAAGGTGTTCGGGGCGGTGGAGCAGGAGCTGCGCAAGGATCGGGCGCCCTCCAAGGCCCTCCAGGTCTCGGATTTCGGCCTCGTGATCGTGACCCGCAAGCGCGTCAAGCAGAGCCTCGAGCGCGTGCTCACCGAGCCGTGCCCGTACTGCTCGGGCGCCGGCACCATCAAGTCGAGCGCGACGGTGTGTTACGAGATCCTGTCGGAGGTGAGGAAGGTCGGGGCGGACCTCGACGGCCCGGGCGTGCTGCTGCGCGTCAATCCCGACATTGCGCGGGCGCTGCAGGAAGAAGAGAAGGGCGTGCTGCGCGATCTCAAGGAACTGCTGCGCCGCGACATCATCGTCAAGCCCGACGTGCACCTGCACCACGAGCAGTTCGACGTCATGTCGATCGGCGGCTAGAAACAGAAAAAGCCGGGTACCGCGTTGGCGGTCCCGGCTTTGTCTGGTACGGTTGGCGGTCTACATTGCCGACGGCGGCATGTGAATCAGGTAGCCGACACCGCCGCGATTGATCCACACGCGCAGGTATTCGTTACCCTTCAGCATTTCCACCTTCGAGCCCGACCGGGTTGACGCCGGCGCGTCGGGACCGGGCTGCAGGTCCTTCACTTCCGAGGCGGGGATGATGCTGACGACTTCGCGGCCGGCGACCTTGCCGCCCTGCACGAATTCGACCCAGCGCTCCATCGACTGTCCGGCGACGGCCGGCGCGGCGGCCTGAGCGGTCAGACGGACCTGGTAGGTCCCGGCCTTCAGCGCCTTGCCATCGGCCATCACGCTGCGGGGCAGACGCACCGAACCGAGGGTGGCCTCACCAGCGGGAACCTGGCCTTGCGGAGTGGTCTGCGCGGATGCGACACCCGCCATGAGCACGCCCGCAAGCATTGCGATAAGAAACCTGACCTTCATGAGTTCTCCTCCAGCGGCAATCCGGTGGATCGCCTACGGCTCTCATTATGCCAGAACCTTGCCATTCGACTCGACCCCGTCTGGCAGGCCAGGCCGGGTCTCGCTCATGGCAGGCCATTGCTAAAAGGGGGTAGGCCAAGGCCGAACAATGGCAGAGCCTTGCCCTGAGCGAGCGGCAAGGCGTCACTGGACGCCTTGTCGCGAGTCGAAGGGTCACTTCTTGGTAATTACCACCGAGCCGCTGTGGCTGCGGACCGACAGGATGGCGCTGGCGTCGCCGTAGGATCCCCGGATGGCCCGGTTGCCGGCGCCGCCACGGCGGTCGCGGTCCTCCCGGCCGAGGGCCCGGCGCGTCACCGGCAGGTCCGACCGGACGCTGCCGCTGAAAGTGTCGGCATCGAGCTCGAACCCGGTGGATCCGGAGACGACAATGCGGACGTTGCCGGAATGCGAGGTGAACTCGTAGCGCCCGGCCCTGGTGAACGGCGCGTCGAATTCGATGTTGCCCGACATCGACCTGGCCTCGACCCGTTCGACCTGCATGCCCGACAGCTTGACGTCGCCGCTGACCGAGCCGGCCTCGAGGGCGCGGACGCGGAGGCCCGAGGCGATCACGGAACCGCTGACCGTGCTCAACACCAGCGTGGTGGCGCCGCCGATGTCGCGGGCGATCACGTTGCCGGACACCGTCTTGGCCACCGTCACGTTGGGGGTGGCGCTGACGTCCACGTCGCCGCTCACGGTTTCGGCGCGGACCTCGCCGCGGGCCCCGGACACGATGATGTCACCGGAAATCGACTTGACCGACACCGACGCGCCGGCCGGCACGGCAATCACGTAGTCGACGCGCGCGACGAGGCCGCGCTCGTCGTAGGCCCCGCGGCGCGGATACGCCGTCCGCACTTCGACGCGGCCGTTGAAGTTGTTCATCTCGACGCGGAGGTCGTTCAGCAGCCGCCGCGCTTCCCCGGCGTCGCGGTGGCGCACGCGCTTGGTGGCCTCGACCTTGATCTCATTGCCGGAGCCGCCGGTGACGCGGACGTCCCCTGACAGGCCGGCCAGGTCGAGCGCGCCCTCGGCGCCGACCTTGAAGGTCTGCGTCACCTTGTCAACGGTCTCGGGCCCTTGCCGGGTCTCCTGGTAGCGCTCGAACCATCCGGTGCGCGGGCCGTCTTCGGGCACGATGCCGCGCAGCGTGACGGCGGCGGTCGCCGGCGCCGCGCCCGGGAGGAGGGCGAGGCCCACGATCAGGCGTGTGAGAATTCTGTTCCGCATAAGTCGGCTACTGCGACAGGGACTGGATCTTGCGCCCCGCCTCGGCTTGATTGCCCTTCCGCATTTCGTTGATCAATTCCACGGTCTGCTGCAGCAACGCCACCTTCGTGCGGAGGGCGTCGAACAACCCGTCTTGCGCGTTGGTGCTGGCCGGCTGCGACCTGAGCGCGGCGCGGCTCTCGCTGATCGCCTGGTCGATCACCGACAGGTTCTTCTGCAGGACGGTGGCCACCTGCGGGTCGAGCTCGCCGGTGTCCTTGTTGGCGATGGTCTGCAGGTCGTCGATCGCCTTCTGGTAGTGCTGCTCGGCCTTCTCGAATTCCGCGGCCACCGATTCGACGCTGATCTCGGGTTCGGCCGCCGCCTCCGTCGCGGCGCCGTTCGGATCCGTCGCGCGGTTCATCAACGGCATCAGGCCAATGACGGTGGCCAGCACCAGCGCGGCGGCGGCGCCGAGCCACACCGGCCAGTTGCGACCTTCGCCAGGGCTACGGCGGACAAGCCGGCGGCCACGCGCCGGCAGGGTAAGCAGCCGGCCTTTGGGCGACGGTTCGGCGGCAACGGCCGCCTGCAGGCGGGTCCAGGTCTCGGCCCTCGGCTCGTGCCGATCGAGCATGAACGCGGCGGCGCGAATGGTCCGCAGGTCAGTGACCAGGGCGCTGCAGTTGTCACAGCCCTCGAGATGCCGCTCGACGTTCCGCTGTTCAGCGGGCGCGAGACGCCCATCGACAAAGTCGACGAGGGCTTCGTTGAGGTCGCTACAGTTCATGACTTCCCACTTCTAGCTTTCCCGCTTCTTCTTCAGCCCGTCGGCCAGGTAACCCCGGATGCGCAGGCGCGCCTTGTGCACCTGCGACTTCGACGTCCCTTCCGACACGCCCAGCATGGCGCCCACTTCCTGGTGGCCGAACCCCTCGACGTCGTGGAGGAGGAAGGCGGCCCGGCAGGCGGGCGGCAACGCCGCGATGGCCCGCTCCAGGTCGATGCGGCTGACCGCGCTCAACACCGGCACCGGCGAGGTGACGGGCGTCGCGTCCGGCTCGTCCAGCGAGTCTGTTTGCTGGCCCATGCGCGTGTGCCGGTTGCGCAGCACGTCCAGGCAGTGATTCATGGCCAGCCGGTACAGCCAGGTGCCGAGCGACGACTCGCCGCGGAAGCTCCCAATCTTGCGATACGCCAGCAGGAAGATGTCCTGCAGCAGGTCGTCGGCCTCGCCGTTCGCGCCGATCATACGGCTGGCCAGATTGTAGAGCCGGGTCGCGTGCTGGCGGTACAGCGTCTCGAAGGCCGTCCCGTCGCCCGCCCGGATGCGCCCAATCAGCTCGAGATCGGCGCTTTTCACGTCACCTGTAGGGTTAGACGGCGGCATGGGGTCGGGGGTTGATGAGGGCCGGAGCCACTCCCACACAGACGTGTTAAACCCCCGGTTGGTTCGGATCTACTTATCCGCCTTCGCGGCCGCAGGCCGCTTCGGCGCGACCTCGCTGGAGCTCGCTTCGCGAGCGGAGGCGGGCCAACGCCGCCGGGCGAATCCCACCACCCGCGCGGGGGTCACCGTGAGGCCTTCCGCCGCGAGCAGCGACCGCTTGAGGAGGAGGCTTGAATACCCGCCGAGCCGCCCGCCGGCGGCAATCACGCGGTGATAGGGGAGGCCCGGACGGTCGGCGGTGCGCATGATGTTGCCGACCGCCCGCGCCGCGCGCGGCTTGCCTGCCAGGCGCGCCACGTCGCCATAGGTCGTGACCCGGCCAGGCGGAATGCGGGACACGATGGTCAGCACCTTTCGCTCGAAGGGGGTCACCGGCCTACCGTGATGCGCGCCCGGAAGCTGGTCCCTCCCAGGTCGGTCTCGTGAAACGAGGCCGACACGCCGCCTTCGCCAATGGCGTCCCGCACCGTCGTCCACGCCACTTCGCCGGCCACTCCCAGCCAGCGCGTGATCTTGTATTCCGCGCCGCCGCGGAGGTGATAGCCGCCAAACCGCTCGTCCACGTCTTCGCCCGCGCCTGCAAACGACGAAGTTTCCTGGTAGCCGAACGAGGTGTAGCCGGCCGCCGCGTACGGCACCAGCTTGGGGACTCGCGGGATACGGAACCTCCACCCGGCGCTGAATTCAATCGGCACGATCGTGACGTCGAGCGGGATGCCGAGCGGGATCACGTCGCCGTCCAGCACCAACACGCGCTCACCCGACCCCGCGAAGCGCCAGGCGCCCACGTCCACGAACAGCCCGCCGAACGGCAGGCCCACGGTGGCGCCGCCGCCGACGATGGGCGCGGCCGTCTTGCCGAGGATGGCGTCAAAGCTCTCGGTCGCCGCGAAGGTGAACCGGCCGACCGTCGCGTAGCCGCCGATCTGGATGCTGCTCGACGTCGACGAGGGCCGCCGCGCCGGCCGCCGTGTTTGCGCCGCGGCCGGATTGGCACTGGCCACCGCCACGAGCATGGCGACGGCGGCGAGAAAAGGCAATCGGCGTGTCATCGATGAGGTCCTAACGGGCGAGGCCGAGGCCGCGCAGCGTGGCGCGAGGGTTGATGAGGCCGTAGCCGAAGAGGTCGTCGCGGCCGGCGGTCCCCTTGTCGGTGGCAAATGCCTTCATGGCGGCTTCGATCGCGGCCGGGCTGGTCACGCCCTGCTGCATCAACAAGGCGGCAAAGCCCGACACGTGCGGGGTCGCCATCGACGTGCCCTGGAAGTAGTAGAACGCAAACGAATCAGCACGCGGCGGTCCGAACCGCGACACTGGCCGCTCGTAGGTTTCGAGCAGGTCGAGGTCGAGGGTCTGCTGGAGGATGCCGGCGCTGGTGCCCCCGGCGCGCTGATCGCCGCCGGGCGCGGAGAGTTCCACGAAGGAGCCGGACGTCGAGTAGTACGCCGATTCGAGCGTGCGGCCGACGGCGCCGACGGCGACCATCCCGTTGATGTCGGGCGCCGGTTGCGCCAGGCGGTTGGCCTGGTTGCCGCTGTCGCGGGTGTTGCCCGCCGCCACCACGACGAACGCGCCCT contains:
- a CDS encoding RNA polymerase sigma factor; the encoded protein is MKSADLELIGRIRAGDGTAFETLYRQHATRLYNLASRMIGANGEADDLLQDIFLLAYRKIGSFRGESSLGTWLYRLAMNHCLDVLRNRHTRMGQQTDSLDEPDATPVTSPVPVLSAVSRIDLERAIAALPPACRAAFLLHDVEGFGHQEVGAMLGVSEGTSKSQVHKARLRIRGYLADGLKKKRES
- a CDS encoding MGMT family protein, whose product is MTPFERKVLTIVSRIPPGRVTTYGDVARLAGKPRAARAVGNIMRTADRPGLPYHRVIAAGGRLGGYSSLLLKRSLLAAEGLTVTPARVVGFARRRWPASAREASSSEVAPKRPAAAKADK
- a CDS encoding DUF4097 family beta strand repeat-containing protein, whose protein sequence is MRNRILTRLIVGLALLPGAAPATAAVTLRGIVPEDGPRTGWFERYQETRQGPETVDKVTQTFKVGAEGALDLAGLSGDVRVTGGSGNEIKVEATKRVRHRDAGEARRLLNDLRVEMNNFNGRVEVRTAYPRRGAYDERGLVARVDYVIAVPAGASVSVKSISGDIIVSGARGEVRAETVSGDVDVSATPNVTVAKTVSGNVIARDIGGATTLVLSTVSGSVIASGLRVRALEAGSVSGDVKLSGMQVERVEARSMSGNIEFDAPFTRAGRYEFTSHSGNVRIVVSGSTGFELDADTFSGSVRSDLPVTRRALGREDRDRRGGAGNRAIRGSYGDASAILSVRSHSGSVVITKK
- a CDS encoding Rne/Rng family ribonuclease, whose product is MNKEMIIASNGHETRVAILEDDQLAELFVEREQNRGVVGNVYKGRVSKVLPGMQSSFVDIGLERDGFLYVSDVIANLDDYDKEDDETPAAEPAADAANGEAVATGGPQPERRGRGRGGRGDREEGKERAPEPKIEELLKEGQDVIVQVAKEPLGTKGARLTCHVTLPGRFLVFMPTVDHIGISRKIDSREERTRLRGIVKEFRDQHHFGGGVIIRTAASNRSKEDILADLNYFYKIWVDMRQRGEQKRSPVTVYQEPSLVAKLLRDLLTDDYSAIRIDHPVEYQRALEFIGRIMPSLAPRVKLYDKDFPIFEEYGVQAELDKALRSKVWLKSGGSIVINQTEALVAIDVNTGRYVGKKTAGRLEDTIIKTNLEAAKEIVRQIRLRDLGGIIVCDFIDMEEKKNRLKVFGAVEQELRKDRAPSKALQVSDFGLVIVTRKRVKQSLERVLTEPCPYCSGAGTIKSSATVCYEILSEVRKVGADLDGPGVLLRVNPDIARALQEEEKGVLRDLKELLRRDIIVKPDVHLHHEQFDVMSIGG
- a CDS encoding zf-HC2 domain-containing protein, which gives rise to MNCSDLNEALVDFVDGRLAPAEQRNVERHLEGCDNCSALVTDLRTIRAAAFMLDRHEPRAETWTRLQAAVAAEPSPKGRLLTLPARGRRLVRRSPGEGRNWPVWLGAAAALVLATVIGLMPLMNRATDPNGAATEAAAEPEISVESVAAEFEKAEQHYQKAIDDLQTIANKDTGELDPQVATVLQKNLSVIDQAISESRAALRSQPASTNAQDGLFDALRTKVALLQQTVELINEMRKGNQAEAGRKIQSLSQ